One window of Tepidanaerobacter acetatoxydans Re1 genomic DNA carries:
- the coaD gene encoding pantetheine-phosphate adenylyltransferase, whose product MNIGIYPGSFDPITYGHLDIIQRSSKLFDRLIVAVLSNPRKKPLFTVEERIEMIRDSVHDIPNVEIDSFSGLLVDFAKLKKARVIVKGLRAVSDFEYELQMALMNKKLDERIETIFIMTNSKYSYLSSSVVKEVSSLGGCVATVVPPLVEKRLKQKFKIN is encoded by the coding sequence TTGAATATAGGGATATATCCGGGGAGTTTTGATCCTATTACTTATGGGCACCTGGATATTATACAAAGGAGTTCGAAACTGTTCGACAGGTTAATTGTAGCCGTTTTATCCAATCCTCGAAAAAAACCGCTCTTTACTGTGGAAGAAAGAATCGAAATGATACGTGATTCCGTACATGATATTCCAAACGTTGAAATTGATAGTTTTTCGGGCTTGTTAGTGGATTTTGCCAAATTAAAAAAGGCCCGTGTTATTGTAAAAGGCTTAAGAGCTGTATCAGACTTTGAGTACGAGCTTCAAATGGCTCTTATGAACAAAAAATTGGATGAGCGTATTGAAACTATTTTCATAATGACAAATAGCAAGTACTCATATCTAAGTTCCAGCGTAGTAAAAGAAGTATCAAGCCTTGGGGGGTGTGTTGCAACTGTCGTTCCACCTTTGGTGGAAAAACGCTTAAAACAGAAATTTAAAATCAATTAA
- a CDS encoding nucleotidyltransferase has translation MNIVGIIAEYNPFHNGHLYQLCTVRKNLKPDGIIVIMSGNFVQRGEPAVFSKWARAEMALCEGADLVIELPVCFSTATAEIFAESAVKLLLQSQVVNTISFGIERYCQKELFYLGKLLSEEPDLFKHFMNSYLKKGLSFPAAREKAVIKYMMVKNINLDRQLISDLLKKPNYILAVEYIKAINKLEAGFSIFPVLRQGHDYHDKELTQQYASASAIRQELFYHQQDFSNELINNLPDSTLRIIKKEIEDGRTPVFLQDFETILLYALRRMPVYELKTYFDVAEGLENRIKKAAQASGTLEQLISQIKSKRYPVTRIQRILMHILLNVPKEIVEIRSPQYLRVLGFTQKGALILKKMNSKATVPVITRASEYKNLNQSAKIMFEKDLLSSDVYSLVYKNAALRNGGVDFRRSVIYFNSSK, from the coding sequence TTGAATATCGTTGGCATTATTGCTGAATATAATCCTTTTCACAATGGCCATCTGTATCAATTATGCACTGTTAGAAAAAATTTAAAGCCTGACGGAATAATAGTCATTATGAGCGGAAACTTTGTCCAGCGTGGTGAACCGGCAGTTTTTAGCAAGTGGGCTAGAGCTGAAATGGCACTTTGTGAAGGGGCTGATTTGGTTATAGAACTGCCTGTTTGTTTTTCTACGGCTACAGCTGAAATATTTGCAGAAAGTGCCGTAAAATTGCTATTGCAATCTCAGGTTGTCAATACCATAAGTTTTGGCATAGAAAGATATTGCCAAAAAGAATTATTTTATTTAGGCAAACTATTATCCGAAGAACCAGATTTATTTAAACATTTCATGAATAGCTATCTGAAAAAAGGGTTATCATTTCCCGCTGCCAGGGAAAAAGCTGTGATTAAATATATGATGGTAAAAAACATTAATTTAGACAGACAATTGATATCTGATTTGCTAAAAAAACCAAATTATATTTTAGCTGTTGAATATATAAAAGCTATAAATAAACTGGAAGCAGGCTTTTCGATTTTTCCCGTTCTCAGGCAAGGTCATGATTACCATGATAAAGAACTTACGCAGCAATATGCAAGTGCATCTGCTATAAGACAAGAATTGTTTTATCACCAACAAGATTTTAGCAATGAACTTATTAATAATCTACCTGATTCAACTCTTCGAATTATTAAAAAAGAGATAGAAGATGGCCGTACTCCCGTTTTTTTACAAGATTTTGAAACTATCCTTTTATATGCTTTGCGTCGTATGCCGGTATATGAACTTAAAACTTACTTTGATGTGGCAGAAGGACTTGAAAATCGAATTAAAAAAGCTGCACAAGCTTCTGGAACTCTTGAGCAGCTCATTTCACAAATAAAATCAAAAAGATATCCGGTAACCAGAATTCAGAGGATATTAATGCATATATTGCTCAATGTACCTAAGGAGATAGTTGAAATAAGGTCACCACAGTATTTAAGAGTTTTGGGATTTACACAAAAAGGTGCTCTTATTCTAAAAAAAATGAATAGTAAAGCCACTGTTCCTGTAATAACCCGAGCTTCGGAATACAAAAACCTAAATCAAAGTGCAAAAATAATGTTCGAAAAGGATTTACTTTCATCGGATGTTTACTCACTTGTATATAAAAATGCAGCACTTAGAAATGGCGGAGTAGATTTTAGAAGAAGTGTTATCTACTTTAATTCTTCTAAGTAA
- a CDS encoding PDZ domain-containing protein, with protein sequence MVSKQRKRSLQVITIIILLLGLNYYLGQTYTIVAPGITVDLKEIVTVENGSKHKEGSFFLTTVSSRTLNIPLLFYAAVDPYVNIERKEQMIPTGWDMQQYMDYMRRWMEESQKIAEVVALRKAGYNTQILGDGAQVVEIMPESTAKGKLLPGDIIKKVDKEKVNLAEEVVKKVSNHNIGEMVELEVERQNKTITVFIPTMESKTEKGKSVIGIYITTLNWKPILPLKIDIDTGDIGGPSAGSMLTMEILNQLSSENLTKGHKIAGTGTISLDEQIGEIGGVQQKVKAAYRDGAEIFFVPERNANDAVKAAEGLNIEIISVTKLDDILDYLEELK encoded by the coding sequence ATGGTAAGCAAGCAAAGAAAAAGGTCTTTACAAGTTATAACAATAATAATACTATTATTAGGTTTAAATTACTATTTGGGTCAAACGTATACTATAGTAGCTCCGGGCATAACTGTTGATCTTAAGGAAATTGTAACAGTTGAAAACGGGTCTAAGCATAAAGAAGGCTCTTTTTTTTTAACGACAGTATCAAGCCGAACACTTAATATCCCCTTACTGTTTTATGCTGCTGTAGACCCTTATGTAAATATTGAGAGAAAAGAGCAAATGATACCTACCGGCTGGGATATGCAGCAGTATATGGATTACATGAGAAGATGGATGGAGGAGAGTCAGAAAATAGCAGAGGTAGTAGCATTGAGAAAAGCAGGATATAACACCCAGATTTTAGGTGATGGTGCACAAGTGGTAGAGATTATGCCGGAAAGTACTGCAAAAGGAAAGCTCCTTCCTGGTGACATAATAAAAAAGGTTGATAAGGAAAAAGTAAATCTTGCAGAAGAAGTAGTAAAAAAGGTTTCAAATCACAATATAGGTGAGATGGTAGAACTAGAAGTAGAAAGGCAAAATAAAACTATAACAGTCTTTATACCTACTATGGAAAGCAAGACTGAAAAGGGAAAGTCTGTAATAGGTATATATATAACAACATTAAATTGGAAACCTATCCTGCCTCTGAAGATAGATATTGACACAGGAGATATTGGCGGCCCTTCAGCAGGGAGCATGTTAACTATGGAAATTTTAAATCAACTTTCTTCTGAAAATTTAACCAAAGGGCATAAGATTGCAGGAACTGGGACTATAAGCCTAGATGAGCAGATAGGTGAAATCGGTGGTGTCCAACAAAAAGTTAAAGCTGCTTATAGAGATGGAGCTGAAATATTTTTTGTTCCTGAGAGAAATGCAAATGATGCAGTAAAAGCTGCAGAAGGTTTAAATATAGAAATAATTTCAGTAACTAAACTTGATGATATATTAGATTACTTAGAAGAATTAAAGTAG
- a CDS encoding acetate/propionate family kinase, with amino-acid sequence MKVLVINCGSSSLKYQLFNMKDQSVLAKGLVERIGLEVGMLKHMPYCKDKIEVSDNIPNHKVAVKMMLDALLDKNHGVLKDISEISAVGHRVVHGAEKFSGSVKITDEVMDVLKECVAIAPLHNPPNIVGIEAAREMLPDVPMVGVFDTAFHQTMPQYAYMYGLPYELYEKYAVRRYGFHGTSHCFVSAEAAKMLNRPIEELKMITLHLGNGSSITAIKNGKSIENSMGFTPLEGIIMGTRCGNIDPAIVPFIMEKEGISPDKMNEYLNKKCGVYGISGVSSDFRDLEEAAKNGNKRADLALKMFSYQAKKFIGSYAAIMNGLDAIVFTGGIGENSATMRQMICKDMEYLGIKIDEAKNQVRGKQADISFEEAKAKALVIPTNEELMIALDTMSLVKTA; translated from the coding sequence TTGAAGGTTCTTGTTATCAATTGCGGCAGTTCGTCTTTGAAATATCAGCTCTTCAATATGAAAGATCAATCAGTTTTGGCTAAGGGTTTAGTGGAAAGAATAGGTCTTGAAGTTGGAATGCTCAAGCATATGCCTTACTGTAAAGATAAGATAGAAGTATCGGACAATATTCCAAACCATAAGGTAGCCGTAAAAATGATGCTTGATGCTCTTTTAGATAAAAATCACGGTGTTCTAAAAGATATTTCGGAAATATCAGCAGTAGGTCATCGCGTAGTACATGGTGCAGAAAAATTTTCCGGCTCTGTAAAAATAACGGATGAAGTCATGGATGTGTTAAAAGAATGTGTAGCCATTGCTCCATTACATAATCCGCCTAACATTGTAGGTATTGAAGCAGCTCGGGAGATGTTACCGGACGTTCCGATGGTTGGAGTGTTCGATACGGCATTTCATCAAACTATGCCTCAATATGCTTATATGTATGGGTTACCTTATGAATTATATGAAAAATATGCCGTAAGAAGATACGGCTTTCATGGTACTTCTCATTGCTTTGTATCAGCTGAGGCTGCAAAAATGTTAAACAGGCCTATTGAAGAATTAAAAATGATTACATTGCACTTGGGCAATGGTTCAAGTATAACAGCGATCAAAAACGGTAAATCTATTGAAAACAGCATGGGATTTACGCCGCTGGAAGGTATTATAATGGGAACACGCTGTGGCAATATAGATCCGGCAATAGTGCCATTTATAATGGAAAAAGAAGGAATATCACCGGATAAAATGAACGAGTACCTGAATAAAAAATGCGGAGTCTATGGAATTTCCGGAGTTAGCAGTGATTTCAGAGACTTAGAAGAAGCGGCAAAAAACGGTAATAAACGTGCCGACTTAGCCTTAAAGATGTTTTCTTATCAAGCTAAAAAATTCATCGGTTCCTATGCTGCGATCATGAATGGGCTTGATGCTATTGTGTTTACCGGCGGTATTGGAGAAAATTCTGCTACAATGAGGCAGATGATTTGTAAGGATATGGAATATTTAGGAATAAAGATTGATGAAGCTAAAAACCAAGTCAGAGGAAAGCAGGCAGATATTTCTTTTGAAGAGGCTAAAGCAAAAGCGCTTGTTATTCCAACAAATGAAGAACTAATGATAGCCTTAGATACGATGTCTCTTGTTAAAACTGCTTGA
- the rpmF gene encoding 50S ribosomal protein L32 encodes MANPKHRTSKSKKGSRRSHWKLTLPSISECPQCREPKLSHRACPNCGYYKNREVIKVEAKKS; translated from the coding sequence ATGGCCAATCCTAAACATAGAACATCTAAATCCAAAAAAGGTTCTCGTAGAAGCCACTGGAAATTAACATTGCCTTCGATTTCAGAATGTCCCCAGTGCCGTGAACCAAAACTGTCCCACAGGGCATGTCCCAACTGTGGATACTACAAAAATCGCGAAGTTATAAAAGTGGAAGCTAAAAAAAGCTAA
- a CDS encoding YceD family protein: protein MIVKLSLAGMKHVVGSTAEFDFTQPTMNLDLKREGISSVGPVRVKGKIENLGDRIFQADGQIEVTATGLCSRCLTQTKVRFAMDFSLKFSDILAQSEELIKFDGEEIELYPQVVNEIILNCPSQILCKTDCKGLCPKCGANLNTSICKCETENLDPRFAVLKKLLKSE, encoded by the coding sequence ATGATTGTGAAACTGAGTCTGGCAGGAATGAAACATGTAGTAGGAAGCACGGCTGAATTTGACTTTACACAACCAACCATGAATTTAGATTTAAAACGTGAGGGCATCAGTAGCGTAGGACCGGTAAGGGTAAAAGGCAAAATAGAAAATCTGGGAGACAGAATATTTCAAGCAGATGGGCAGATTGAAGTTACTGCTACCGGGTTATGTTCAAGATGTCTTACACAAACTAAGGTCCGGTTTGCTATGGATTTTTCGCTGAAATTTAGTGATATTTTGGCACAATCTGAAGAACTAATAAAATTCGATGGTGAGGAAATTGAACTGTATCCTCAAGTCGTAAACGAAATTATTTTAAACTGTCCTAGTCAAATTTTATGTAAAACTGATTGCAAGGGATTATGTCCTAAGTGCGGAGCCAACTTAAACACAAGTATTTGTAAGTGCGAAACAGAAAATTTGGATCCCCGATTTGCAGTATTGAAAAAATTATTAAAGAGCGAATAG
- a CDS encoding ATPase encodes MNCFQIIEQLQTLIINSPKIPLSNKVVINQDQILNLIDELLREIPEDMKDAKKIIEDRQRILIEAQQQGELIVKEAQDTIEKMINQDEITKMAKEKSDQILTFAKQTARDLRTGANAYADEVLEDAQKHLERLLETLKKSREELNKTR; translated from the coding sequence ATGAATTGTTTTCAAATTATAGAACAACTTCAAACATTAATAATCAATAGCCCTAAAATACCGCTTTCGAACAAAGTGGTAATCAATCAAGACCAAATTTTAAACCTTATCGATGAACTTTTAAGAGAGATTCCTGAAGATATGAAAGATGCTAAAAAGATTATTGAAGACAGACAGCGCATTTTAATTGAAGCGCAACAGCAAGGAGAATTAATAGTTAAAGAGGCACAGGATACAATTGAGAAGATGATAAACCAGGATGAAATTACTAAAATGGCTAAAGAAAAATCGGATCAAATATTGACTTTTGCTAAGCAAACAGCCCGCGATTTACGTACGGGAGCAAATGCCTATGCCGATGAGGTCTTAGAAGATGCACAAAAGCATCTTGAAAGGCTGCTGGAAACCTTAAAAAAGAGCAGAGAAGAGCTTAATAAAACAAGGTGA
- a CDS encoding magnesium chelatase, whose translation MKNYSQIIRHSGNASLFDILDVSVTGSLTGTPIHIHAEGLRGTGKTTIIRAYKEVLPKINRIKGCLYNCDPSNPHCPEHYNLTSEEIEKIGVERINMPFLEISPSAKKGSVVGSIDLKKISSKESPEAALLLGTIPKAHRGIVFIDEINRIADTSPEIVDLLLDAMGTKPGRIQIEEAGLPVTEIPVQVSIWAASNPDEDPGPLENIRRQLSDRFDFTVNVERPLDTCVINRIFSDEVLNVVNTATIQKTKEFLEAKKNINRFKPTQEIRDLLASLYVNYGIESLRYVEAALLGTKIRGALLKRNPNIEDVIFITRYALRHRVEMKDLNNILQNLEEKKSLIKKDSISVETSIQNENKLPDSTKVSEINENKNKNSKTFSFDFLKKLLQRFVPNAESAKSSNTSSTAPNPSIKAPPQKALPMDKLKITEYVKTEEDLIK comes from the coding sequence ATGAAGAACTATTCCCAGATAATAAGACATTCCGGTAATGCTTCACTTTTTGATATATTAGATGTGTCGGTAACCGGATCTTTGACAGGTACGCCTATTCATATTCACGCCGAAGGGTTAAGGGGTACAGGAAAAACAACCATCATAAGAGCATATAAAGAAGTTTTACCTAAAATTAACAGAATAAAGGGGTGTTTGTATAATTGTGATCCATCCAATCCCCATTGTCCTGAGCATTATAATCTGACTAGTGAGGAAATCGAAAAAATCGGTGTAGAAAGAATTAATATGCCGTTTTTAGAAATTTCGCCTTCTGCAAAAAAAGGATCTGTTGTAGGTAGTATCGATTTAAAAAAAATATCTTCGAAAGAAAGTCCGGAAGCTGCACTTTTATTAGGAACTATTCCAAAGGCACATCGGGGAATAGTTTTTATAGACGAAATAAATCGTATCGCTGATACTTCGCCTGAAATTGTTGATCTGCTGCTCGATGCAATGGGAACAAAACCTGGGAGAATACAAATCGAGGAAGCGGGGCTGCCTGTTACAGAAATACCGGTTCAAGTCAGTATTTGGGCTGCCTCAAATCCGGATGAAGATCCTGGCCCGTTAGAGAATATTCGGCGCCAACTCTCAGATCGATTTGATTTTACTGTAAACGTTGAAAGGCCTCTTGATACTTGCGTAATTAACAGAATTTTTAGTGATGAAGTATTAAACGTTGTTAATACAGCAACAATACAAAAAACAAAAGAATTTTTAGAAGCAAAAAAAAATATAAATAGATTCAAACCTACCCAAGAAATAAGAGATCTTTTGGCATCATTATATGTCAATTATGGCATAGAAAGCCTTCGATATGTAGAGGCCGCTTTACTTGGAACAAAAATAAGAGGTGCCCTATTAAAGCGAAATCCAAATATAGAAGATGTTATTTTTATTACACGCTATGCTTTACGACATAGAGTAGAAATGAAAGACTTAAATAATATATTGCAGAACTTAGAAGAAAAAAAGAGCCTAATAAAAAAAGACTCGATTAGTGTTGAAACTTCTATTCAGAATGAAAATAAATTACCTGATTCTACTAAAGTCTCGGAAATTAATGAGAATAAAAACAAAAACTCTAAAACTTTTAGCTTCGATTTTTTAAAAAAACTTTTACAACGATTTGTCCCAAATGCTGAATCAGCAAAAAGTTCAAACACAAGCAGCACAGCACCTAATCCTAGTATAAAAGCGCCGCCGCAAAAAGCATTACCAATGGATAAATTAAAGATAACAGAATATGTAAAGACCGAAGAGGATTTGATAAAATGA
- the ylbJ gene encoding sporulation integral membrane protein YlbJ, whose amino-acid sequence MKIKNLHSYMFKAYQLFLPILAVIITVSIVCFPDEAFNAALEGLNTWFAIVLPALLPFFIGSQLLMGLGVVHFMGVLLEPFMRPLFNVPGAGSFVMAMGLASGYPVGSMLTGKLVKNELCNTWEAERLMSFTNTADPLFMIGAVAVGMFKDARLGIIIALSHYISAIILGLIMRFYAKNKEITPLASTFKKQGGVFLRATHELLRARKEDGRPFGQLLGDCIKDSVNSLLMVLGFIVLFSVIIRTITVAGFIDILIPVIETILKAFGFDISLAPAILSGFFEITLGTQLASTASAPLMQRVIIVSSIIAWSGLSVHFQVISMVSDTKIKIAPYIFARLLHAFLAGFVAYVLMITPIYGFESLVIPAFAMSPQTTSESWFNIFKTSTEVFVLLFILILLTSIITHLMKNLNIIGFKVVKKK is encoded by the coding sequence ATGAAAATTAAAAATTTACATTCTTATATGTTCAAAGCTTATCAGCTATTTTTGCCTATATTAGCAGTAATTATTACGGTATCTATTGTCTGTTTCCCTGATGAGGCCTTCAATGCAGCTTTAGAAGGACTTAATACATGGTTTGCAATAGTTCTGCCGGCACTGCTTCCCTTTTTTATAGGTTCACAACTTCTAATGGGGTTAGGAGTCGTTCACTTTATGGGCGTATTATTGGAACCTTTTATGCGTCCTTTATTTAATGTACCCGGTGCAGGATCTTTTGTCATGGCAATGGGTCTTGCCAGTGGATATCCTGTTGGTTCTATGCTTACAGGTAAATTGGTCAAAAATGAATTATGCAATACCTGGGAAGCAGAACGGCTTATGTCTTTTACAAATACAGCTGATCCCTTATTTATGATTGGAGCTGTTGCAGTAGGAATGTTCAAAGATGCAAGATTGGGCATAATAATTGCTCTGTCACACTACATATCAGCAATTATTTTGGGGCTTATTATGCGTTTTTATGCCAAAAATAAAGAAATTACGCCATTAGCATCAACTTTTAAAAAACAAGGTGGTGTTTTTTTAAGGGCTACGCATGAACTTTTAAGAGCTCGTAAAGAAGATGGAAGGCCATTTGGTCAGTTATTGGGAGATTGCATAAAAGACTCTGTAAACTCATTGCTTATGGTACTTGGATTTATCGTACTATTTTCAGTCATAATCAGGACCATAACAGTCGCCGGTTTTATAGATATTCTGATTCCAGTAATAGAAACGATTTTGAAAGCATTTGGTTTTGATATCAGCTTAGCTCCAGCTATTTTAAGCGGATTTTTTGAAATAACTCTGGGAACACAATTAGCAAGTACTGCTAGTGCTCCTTTAATGCAGCGAGTAATTATTGTAAGCAGTATAATCGCATGGAGTGGTCTTTCTGTGCATTTTCAAGTTATTAGCATGGTAAGTGATACAAAAATAAAGATTGCCCCTTACATTTTTGCAAGACTATTGCATGCTTTTCTTGCAGGATTTGTAGCATATGTATTAATGATAACACCTATCTATGGTTTTGAATCATTAGTAATACCCGCATTTGCCATGTCACCACAAACCACATCCGAAAGTTGGTTCAACATATTTAAAACTTCTACGGAGGTTTTTGTATTATTATTTATTTTAATACTCCTTACATCAATTATTACTCACTTGATGAAAAATTTAAACATTATCGGTTTTAAGGTTGTAAAGAAAAAATAA
- a CDS encoding vWA domain-containing protein has protein sequence MSSIEKLQMELNNGKGVRVGQAAVVSRKVHTINYDTPQNVNIIINADAGQAFYYRFVENEIIHVDLFHEIKIFNLMQMADFLKKSLVENSLDYLIDNIDIQTGSGGGRLTGSLSYGITENLKKNHLNHVHITAFMTNEELENIFLIVAETEKALQEQGVELRKIERIKHETGNTPIDMSPYTTDSDSYLKQNGGCSKKDSLFSETTAMIEYFGSLKEVEDAIKNFEFESDISGRALHITEKNDDFNDIIKYFEQTNILSKHQNKYRLTSKGKELKEFLRIYKRELEFVLKRTIKNPQRINNYKGFAINHLSSRETGYRSGPSICKPYVSEEWPEELDISETVRKSLVRSYIENKKFSIEQEDIVAIKRTPKLQQDICLIIDASASMAGFRLRNAKYLARYLVLKPNTQVSIMAFQEKEVNVCVPFTRNYDIMEEGINKIVATGLTPLALALDKGICHINKKNLKNPLIMLITDGIPTVSLWTSDPINDAVSAADKIAKNKINFCCIGLQPNKDCLIKITDAARGKLYILDELNREGLVEVAKKSSQW, from the coding sequence ATGAGTTCTATAGAGAAACTGCAGATGGAGTTAAATAATGGTAAGGGTGTTAGAGTAGGTCAAGCAGCTGTTGTTAGTCGAAAAGTCCATACAATCAATTACGATACTCCGCAAAATGTGAACATAATCATTAATGCTGATGCCGGTCAAGCCTTTTATTATCGTTTTGTTGAAAACGAGATAATTCATGTAGATTTGTTTCATGAAATAAAGATATTTAATTTGATGCAAATGGCTGACTTTCTTAAAAAAAGTCTCGTAGAAAATTCATTGGATTATTTAATTGACAATATTGATATTCAGACAGGATCGGGAGGAGGCCGGCTGACAGGGAGTCTAAGTTATGGGATAACCGAAAATCTTAAGAAAAACCACTTAAATCATGTCCATATAACAGCATTTATGACTAATGAAGAATTAGAAAACATATTTTTAATAGTTGCCGAGACGGAAAAGGCTCTTCAAGAGCAGGGTGTTGAACTTAGAAAAATTGAGAGAATAAAACATGAAACTGGCAATACTCCCATAGATATGTCACCATATACCACCGACTCTGATTCATATTTAAAGCAAAATGGCGGTTGTTCTAAAAAGGATAGCCTTTTTAGTGAAACCACAGCGATGATTGAGTATTTTGGGAGCTTAAAAGAGGTAGAAGATGCAATTAAAAATTTTGAATTTGAGAGTGATATATCAGGAAGAGCATTGCATATAACAGAAAAAAATGATGACTTTAACGATATAATAAAATATTTCGAGCAAACAAATATTTTAAGCAAACATCAAAATAAGTACCGTTTAACCAGTAAAGGGAAAGAATTAAAAGAATTTTTAAGGATATACAAGAGAGAATTAGAGTTTGTGCTAAAAAGAACCATAAAGAATCCGCAGAGGATTAATAACTATAAAGGTTTTGCAATCAACCATTTATCTAGCAGAGAAACAGGATATCGAAGCGGACCAAGTATTTGCAAACCTTATGTTTCTGAAGAATGGCCTGAGGAATTGGATATATCGGAAACTGTTAGAAAATCGCTGGTAAGAAGCTATATCGAGAATAAAAAATTCAGTATTGAACAGGAAGACATAGTTGCTATCAAGCGAACTCCAAAATTACAGCAAGACATTTGCTTGATAATAGATGCCAGTGCTAGTATGGCTGGTTTTAGGCTTAGAAATGCTAAATATTTGGCAAGATATCTTGTCTTAAAGCCAAATACTCAAGTAAGTATTATGGCTTTCCAAGAAAAAGAAGTTAATGTCTGTGTTCCTTTTACAAGAAACTATGACATAATGGAAGAAGGTATAAATAAGATAGTGGCAACTGGTTTAACACCATTGGCATTAGCCTTAGACAAAGGCATCTGCCATATTAATAAAAAAAATTTAAAAAATCCACTGATTATGCTTATAACCGATGGGATACCTACAGTATCTTTATGGACAAGTGACCCAATTAATGATGCTGTTTCGGCGGCCGATAAAATTGCAAAAAATAAAATTAATTTCTGTTGTATTGGCCTCCAACCTAATAAAGATTGTCTAATCAAGATTACTGATGCTGCAAGAGGAAAGTTATACATCTTAGATGAGCTGAATCGCGAAGGATTAGTTGAAGTTGCTAAAAAGAGCAGTCAGTGGTAG
- the pta gene encoding phosphate acetyltransferase, which produces MDFIKKIRERATTSPKTIVLPEGSDERVVKAAEIITKEKIARVVLLGNVDNLKNASKEFELSGVEIIDPELSPKAEEYATLLYEVRKNKGMTMEKARELVKNPIWYGTLMVKNNDVDGMVAGAVTATGDVFRPAFQIVKTAPGIGVVSSAFMMIVPNCEFGSNGHILFADCAINPNPDAKQLAEIAVSTAKTWESLMDDEPRVAMLSFSTKGSAQNEMVDKVVEATKILKQQAPNLLSDGELQADAALVPKVASSKAPGSPVAGRANILVFPDLNAGNIGYKLVQRLAKAEAVGPISQGLAAPINDLSRGCSVEDIVNVVAITSLQAN; this is translated from the coding sequence ATGGATTTTATCAAAAAAATAAGAGAGCGTGCAACGACATCACCCAAAACGATAGTTCTTCCCGAGGGAAGTGATGAAAGAGTCGTTAAAGCCGCAGAAATCATTACAAAGGAAAAAATTGCAAGAGTAGTGTTATTGGGAAATGTAGATAACCTTAAAAACGCATCGAAAGAATTTGAACTTTCAGGTGTGGAAATTATCGATCCGGAGTTATCACCAAAAGCTGAAGAGTATGCAACTTTGTTATACGAAGTTCGTAAAAACAAGGGTATGACTATGGAGAAAGCCAGAGAATTGGTAAAAAATCCAATATGGTATGGTACTTTGATGGTAAAAAATAACGATGTCGATGGAATGGTGGCTGGTGCAGTTACAGCGACCGGAGATGTATTCCGGCCAGCGTTCCAAATAGTTAAAACGGCACCGGGTATAGGCGTTGTATCCAGTGCTTTTATGATGATTGTACCTAATTGTGAATTTGGGTCTAATGGGCATATACTCTTTGCAGATTGCGCCATAAATCCGAATCCGGATGCTAAGCAGCTTGCTGAGATTGCAGTTTCTACTGCAAAAACATGGGAGTCTTTAATGGACGATGAGCCGAGGGTGGCAATGCTATCCTTTTCCACTAAGGGCAGTGCTCAAAATGAAATGGTAGATAAAGTGGTTGAAGCCACTAAAATACTTAAGCAGCAGGCACCCAATCTCTTGTCGGATGGTGAATTGCAGGCTGATGCCGCTTTGGTTCCTAAGGTGGCTAGTTCTAAGGCACCAGGCAGCCCAGTTGCGGGACGAGCCAATATACTGGTATTTCCAGATCTTAATGCAGGCAATATTGGTTATAAACTAGTGCAAAGGCTTGCAAAAGCAGAGGCAGTTGGTCCCATAAGTCAAGGCTTGGCTGCACCTATAAATGATCTTTCAAGAGGATGTAGCGTAGAAGACATCGTAAATGTGGTTGCAATTACATCTCTGCAAGCAAATTAA